From Sinorhizobium fredii:
GGATACCCTCTATTCGGCAATTCGTTTCGAGGATCCGGTTCCAACAACGTCGATCGTTCACCAAACGCATATCGCCGGCTTCGACGTGATATGCGCCGGCCTCGAACTCACCGAATTTGAAACGGCCGTCGCGCTGGAGATGCGACGGGCTGGAGGGACAGGCTTTCTGCTTCGCGTTTCCCAGGCCCTCGAACAGGTGGCGGACGACTACGATTTCATTCTGATGGATTCGGCGCCATCTTTGAACTTCTTGACGCTGTCATCCCTCACCGCTGCGACAGGCGTCGTTATCCCTGTTCCGGCGCACATGCTTGACGTGGACTCGACCGCCAAATTCCTCGAGCTCGCTGCATCATATATGCAGATCCTCGATGAGGTAGGCACGTCGGCGCAATGGGATTTCGCGAAGTTCCTCATTACGAAATTTGAACCTAACGACCACCCCCAGGCCAATATGTCAGCCCTCATGCGGCAGGTGTTTGGTGAAGACCTGCTGTTGAACTCCGTCATCAAGTCAACTGCGGTCGCAGATGCGCTCACCTGGAAACAAAGTCTGTACGAGGTGCAGCGGACGCGCTTCTCCGCTCCTAAGACCTATGACC
This genomic window contains:
- the repA gene encoding plasmid partitioning protein RepA, whose amino-acid sequence is MTRHLSSLSFMENFSSKLELALNNLSMAQFPPDARRTMRKFTSTEVAQLLDVTEAYIRQVAAKEQGPSPEISNGRRLYTLEQVLELRMALAANGRKKWMNPRRSGNEQCQIIAVTNFKGGSSKTSTTIHLGHYLALRGYRVLAVDLDPQASLTALHGNLPNFDYRGGDTLYSAIRFEDPVPTTSIVHQTHIAGFDVICAGLELTEFETAVALEMRRAGGTGFLLRVSQALEQVADDYDFILMDSAPSLNFLTLSSLTAATGVVIPVPAHMLDVDSTAKFLELAASYMQILDEVGTSAQWDFAKFLITKFEPNDHPQANMSALMRQVFGEDLLLNSVIKSTAVADALTWKQSLYEVQRTRFSAPKTYDRAIESINAANAELESLFWKAWGRE